The following coding sequences are from one Microcoleus sp. AS-A8 window:
- a CDS encoding transposase: MLPICCKLELLQRKYARTKKGSSNREKARIKVARFHNHMKSVRKDWQFKLANHLCAKPGIGMVFVEDLNLQAMSRGMLRKHTLDAAFGQFLNVLEWVAKKHQVYFARVNPDGTSQTCPKCGTHTGKKELVLRVHRCGECGYETDRDHAASEVIRLRGLDQLSTQGLCGTENAYAVGLPGTDESLSRSEAKPRKRKTRNAKL, translated from the coding sequence GTGTTGCCTATCTGCTGCAAGCTGGAATTGCTGCAACGCAAGTATGCCAGAACGAAGAAGGGTTCATCAAACCGCGAGAAAGCTCGAATTAAGGTTGCCAGATTCCACAACCACATGAAGAGTGTTCGGAAAGATTGGCAGTTCAAACTGGCTAACCATCTGTGTGCCAAGCCAGGTATAGGGATGGTGTTTGTTGAGGATTTGAATCTTCAAGCAATGTCCAGAGGGATGTTGAGAAAACATACTCTGGATGCTGCTTTTGGTCAGTTTCTCAACGTACTGGAATGGGTAGCAAAGAAACATCAAGTCTACTTTGCCCGTGTCAACCCTGATGGAACGTCTCAAACTTGTCCAAAGTGTGGGACGCACACGGGCAAGAAAGAACTTGTCCTACGAGTACATCGATGTGGTGAATGCGGATATGAGACGGATAGAGATCATGCAGCATCAGAAGTAATCAGGTTGCGTGGTTTAGATCAATTGAGTACGCAGGGACTCTGCGGAACAGAAAACGCCTATGCAGTCGGTCTGCCAGGGACAGATGAAAGTCTGTCTAGGTCAGAGGCGAAACCTCGTAAGAGAAAAACTAGGAATGCCAAACTGTGA
- a CDS encoding DUF4435 domain-containing protein: MREYLSVDREANAIRLKRSSFSGTFLLVEGRSDKIFYERFIDKAGCEVVTVSGKPSSKLRVIEVLRILENSSFQGVLAIVDADFDRLETSSHHSPNLLRTDTHDLETMLLNSFALDKVIAEFGSEEKIIRFGRDVRTALLEAGTSVGYLLWISQRDELNLTFDGITFRKFIDEQTLQIDEFRLIQEVKNKSQAFSLESEDLQQRLTSQKSSSHDPWQVCCGHDLVEILSLGLRKAIGSSKASDVEPISLECNLRLAYEETYFRKTQIYLGIRTWESNNQPFKVLRNDT, encoded by the coding sequence GTGAGAGAGTATCTTTCAGTTGACCGTGAAGCCAATGCAATTCGACTAAAACGCAGTAGTTTTTCAGGTACTTTTTTATTAGTTGAAGGTAGATCAGATAAGATTTTCTATGAGCGTTTTATTGACAAGGCAGGCTGTGAAGTAGTTACTGTTTCAGGCAAACCCTCCAGCAAGCTTAGAGTTATTGAAGTTCTGAGGATTTTGGAGAACTCAAGTTTTCAAGGAGTTTTAGCCATTGTTGATGCAGATTTTGATCGTCTTGAAACTTCATCACATCACAGCCCTAATCTGCTTCGTACAGATACCCATGACCTTGAAACTATGCTGCTCAATTCCTTCGCTCTCGATAAGGTGATTGCTGAGTTCGGTTCGGAGGAGAAAATTATCAGGTTTGGTCGAGATGTGAGAACAGCATTACTTGAAGCTGGTACGTCGGTTGGTTATCTACTTTGGATTTCTCAACGTGATGAATTAAATCTGACCTTTGATGGCATTACATTCAGAAAATTCATTGATGAGCAAACCCTGCAAATTGATGAATTCAGACTAATTCAAGAAGTTAAGAATAAATCCCAAGCATTCTCGCTGGAAAGTGAAGATCTACAACAACGGCTAACAAGCCAGAAAAGCAGCAGCCATGATCCCTGGCAAGTCTGCTGCGGTCATGACTTAGTGGAAATCCTGTCCCTCGGCTTACGTAAGGCAATTGGCTCCAGCAAAGCTAGTGATGTTGAACCGATCAGTCTTGAGTGTAATTTACGGCTTGCCTACGAAGAAACTTACTTTCGCAAGACGCAAATTTACCTGGGCATTCGCACATGGGAAAGCAATAATCAGCCATTTAAAGTTTTGCGAAACGACACATAG
- the queG gene encoding tRNA epoxyqueuosine(34) reductase QueG, with product MSLSEEISVSSSQVKQEARSLGFHLCGIAAVDDQASSSPGEHLKAWLALGYHADMAWMDHPRRFDIRACMPEVQSVICVALNYYTPHQRPQGSEYAKISRYGWGRDYHKVMHKKLKALTNWLSAQGEGILARYYADTGPVQDKVWAQRAGIGWIAKNANVITREYGSWVFLGEVLTNLPLTPDTPHTQHCGTCTRCLDACPTGAITKPFVVDANRCIAYHTIENRRQELPESLAPHLQGWVAGCDICQDVCPWNQRFAQETDVAEFQPYPWNVAPKLTELATLSENEWNRRFPASALRRIKPEMLRRNAQANLKATQVSNE from the coding sequence ATGTCACTGTCAGAGGAAATATCCGTCAGCAGTAGTCAGGTCAAACAGGAAGCGCGATCACTTGGTTTTCATTTATGTGGAATCGCGGCTGTAGATGATCAAGCGTCCTCATCTCCAGGGGAACATCTCAAGGCATGGCTGGCTCTAGGCTACCACGCGGATATGGCTTGGATGGATCATCCCCGACGGTTTGACATCCGTGCCTGTATGCCAGAGGTTCAGTCGGTTATTTGTGTGGCGCTGAATTACTACACCCCTCACCAGCGTCCACAAGGTTCCGAATATGCCAAAATCTCCCGTTACGGTTGGGGTCGAGATTACCACAAGGTAATGCATAAAAAATTGAAGGCATTAACGAACTGGCTCTCAGCACAAGGTGAAGGGATTTTAGCTCGCTACTATGCTGACACAGGGCCGGTTCAGGACAAAGTCTGGGCACAGCGAGCTGGAATAGGTTGGATTGCCAAAAATGCTAATGTAATTACACGAGAGTATGGCAGTTGGGTGTTTTTAGGGGAAGTTTTGACGAATCTGCCCTTAACCCCAGACACTCCTCATACCCAACATTGCGGTACCTGTACTCGTTGTCTTGACGCTTGTCCGACAGGTGCAATCACCAAACCGTTTGTGGTCGATGCCAATCGTTGCATTGCTTACCATACAATAGAGAATCGGCGTCAAGAATTACCGGAATCTCTTGCACCCCATTTACAAGGCTGGGTTGCGGGTTGTGATATCTGTCAGGACGTTTGCCCTTGGAATCAACGTTTTGCCCAAGAAACCGATGTGGCAGAATTTCAGCCCTATCCCTGGAATGTGGCTCCTAAACTTACAGAATTAGCAACTCTTTCAGAAAATGAGTGGAACCGACGCTTCCCGGCATCGGCGCTGCGGCGGATTAAACCAGAAATGCTACGACGAAATGCTCAAGCCAATCTTAAGGCGACTCAAGTCTCTAATGAGTGA
- a CDS encoding alpha/beta fold hydrolase, whose amino-acid sequence MTLSSSTTPINPNTVMKTWIWRDFPIAYQSQGDKGPAVVLVHGFGASSGHWRKNLPVLGENCRCYAIDLIGFGASAKPTPKLEIEYTFETWGQQIADFCREVVGSPAFLVGNSIGCIVAMQAAVDYPDIVLGVAMLNCSLRLLHDRKRSELPWYRSMGAPLVQGLLSIKWIGQLFFGQLAKPKVVRNILSQAYRNPEAVSDELVDLLMAPAADIGAVDVFVAFTRYSQGPLPEDLLPLLPCPAIFLWGTEDPWEPIDLGRGLADYPQVEKFVPLEGVGHCPQDEAPELVNPILQDWITTKAEVYQGESESMNPQT is encoded by the coding sequence ATGACCCTTTCTTCTTCCACCACCCCAATCAACCCGAACACCGTGATGAAAACCTGGATATGGCGAGATTTCCCCATTGCCTATCAATCCCAAGGGGACAAAGGCCCTGCCGTTGTGTTGGTACACGGTTTTGGGGCATCCTCCGGGCATTGGCGCAAGAACTTGCCCGTACTAGGGGAAAACTGTCGTTGTTATGCCATTGACTTAATCGGTTTTGGGGCGTCCGCCAAGCCAACTCCCAAGCTGGAAATTGAGTACACCTTTGAAACCTGGGGGCAGCAGATTGCTGATTTCTGTCGAGAAGTTGTGGGGAGTCCTGCTTTTTTAGTCGGTAATTCCATCGGTTGTATCGTGGCGATGCAAGCTGCCGTGGATTATCCCGATATCGTCTTAGGAGTAGCGATGCTCAACTGTTCTCTGCGGCTGCTACATGACCGCAAACGATCTGAACTGCCTTGGTATAGAAGCATGGGAGCACCACTCGTTCAAGGGTTGCTCAGTATTAAGTGGATTGGTCAACTGTTTTTCGGGCAACTGGCTAAGCCCAAGGTTGTGCGTAACATCCTTTCACAAGCCTATCGGAATCCTGAAGCCGTGTCCGACGAACTGGTCGATCTCCTCATGGCACCGGCGGCTGACATTGGGGCGGTAGATGTATTTGTGGCCTTCACTCGCTATTCTCAAGGCCCGCTACCAGAAGACCTTTTACCTCTGTTGCCTTGTCCTGCGATATTTTTGTGGGGAACGGAAGACCCTTGGGAACCGATTGATTTGGGACGAGGGTTGGCAGACTATCCTCAAGTAGAAAAGTTTGTTCCCTTAGAAGGCGTGGGTCATTGTCCTCAAGATGAGGCACCAGAACTGGTTAATCCCATTTTGCAGGATTGGATCACGACGAAGGCTGAAGTCTATCAGGGTGAAAGTGAATCGATGAATCCCCAGACGTAG
- a CDS encoding LCP family protein, protein MSARKTYQQSASGQNRDYAQLASDANRPVRKKSFKGKRGHWLWLWMGFTGVAMLSATAGALVAVSLSSKPFQQSLLRPDEAAMFTQGGSMATGNLHLPELTRPVNILILGTKVLASDLQGKQVDKPAYELINSFDGHTDTMLLLRFDPEAKRLTALSIPRDTRAYIEGHGTNKINAANVHGGPALTAKTVSDLLGGVGIDRYIRVNVQGVQSLVDALGGVTVYVPQDMKYQDDSQHLYINLKKGKQHLDGEKALQLLRFRYDKNGDIGRVQRQQLVMRALTEQALNPATLSRLPKILSLIQSHIDTNLSVEELVALVSFGVQTNRSNMQMLMVPGEFNGDGRHDVSYWIPHKRGIQRMVARYFDQGFSETREVDPAYLRIAIQDSTGQPDAASSLIKNLQEAGYRNISIDNNWHEPLRVTRIVAQQGDPQGASAIRGHLGFGEVRVDSTGNLGSDVTIQLGQDWLQKEASSQ, encoded by the coding sequence GTGTCTGCTCGAAAAACTTATCAACAATCTGCTTCGGGGCAGAACAGGGATTACGCCCAGCTTGCCAGCGACGCTAATCGCCCTGTTCGGAAAAAGTCTTTCAAAGGAAAGCGAGGGCATTGGCTCTGGCTTTGGATGGGCTTTACTGGTGTGGCTATGTTGTCGGCGACAGCCGGTGCGCTAGTAGCCGTATCACTCTCTAGTAAGCCATTCCAGCAAAGTCTCCTCCGTCCTGATGAGGCAGCGATGTTTACTCAGGGTGGAAGCATGGCTACGGGCAATCTTCATTTACCCGAATTGACTCGACCGGTCAATATTTTAATTTTAGGAACTAAAGTTCTTGCCTCTGATTTACAGGGCAAACAGGTGGACAAGCCTGCCTATGAGCTGATCAACTCTTTTGACGGGCATACTGATACGATGCTCCTGCTGCGGTTTGACCCAGAGGCAAAGAGGTTAACTGCACTCTCCATTCCTCGCGATACTCGCGCTTATATAGAGGGACATGGCACTAACAAAATCAATGCTGCCAATGTCCACGGTGGGCCTGCACTGACAGCGAAGACAGTAAGTGATCTATTAGGTGGTGTTGGCATTGACCGCTATATCCGAGTGAATGTTCAGGGGGTTCAAAGTTTGGTTGATGCTTTAGGGGGCGTGACCGTCTATGTCCCGCAAGATATGAAGTATCAAGATGATTCTCAGCACCTTTATATCAACCTGAAGAAGGGCAAACAGCACTTGGATGGGGAGAAAGCCCTACAGCTTTTACGTTTTCGCTACGACAAAAATGGCGATATTGGTCGAGTGCAGCGGCAGCAACTTGTGATGAGAGCACTCACGGAGCAAGCGCTCAATCCTGCCACTTTGTCACGACTGCCGAAAATTCTCTCCCTTATTCAGTCCCACATTGACACTAATTTAAGTGTGGAAGAACTCGTTGCGTTGGTGAGTTTCGGTGTTCAAACCAATCGATCCAACATGCAAATGCTCATGGTGCCGGGTGAGTTTAACGGGGATGGGCGGCACGATGTCAGTTACTGGATACCGCACAAGCGCGGTATCCAGCGCATGGTAGCTCGATATTTTGACCAAGGCTTTAGCGAAACTCGTGAAGTTGACCCAGCCTATTTGCGAATTGCGATTCAAGATAGCACGGGTCAGCCAGATGCCGCTTCTTCTCTGATTAAAAATCTTCAGGAGGCTGGTTACCGAAACATTTCCATTGATAATAATTGGCACGAACCGTTGCGAGTCACTCGTATTGTCGCGCAGCAGGGAGACCCTCAGGGCGCTAGTGCTATCCGTGGTCATTTGGGATTTGGTGAGGTACGCGTTGACAGTACCGGCAATCTGGGTTCAGATGTCACCATTCAGTTGGGCCAAGACTGGCTCCAAAAAGAAGCTTCTTCCCAATAG
- a CDS encoding ketosteroid isomerase family protein: MTLAQGESTNTQPATAVDGIIEGIDESVVWRYFQTMNAADYEGTAALFAPTGALHPPFEEPIEGAEAIATYLKAEAKAMQLFPRQGIAETLEEDQIQVQVKGKVQTSLFGVNVAWIFILNPEREILYAQIKLLASPQELLNLRR; encoded by the coding sequence ATGACCCTTGCTCAAGGTGAAAGTACAAATACTCAGCCAGCTACGGCTGTTGACGGGATTATAGAAGGAATTGATGAATCTGTAGTGTGGCGTTATTTTCAAACGATGAACGCGGCTGATTATGAAGGTACGGCGGCGTTGTTTGCGCCAACAGGTGCGCTGCATCCACCGTTTGAGGAGCCAATAGAAGGGGCAGAGGCGATCGCAACTTACCTGAAAGCCGAAGCTAAGGCAATGCAGCTATTCCCTAGGCAGGGAATTGCCGAAACTTTAGAAGAAGACCAAATTCAAGTCCAGGTTAAAGGCAAAGTCCAGACTTCTTTGTTCGGCGTCAACGTTGCCTGGATCTTTATCCTCAACCCAGAACGGGAAATTCTTTACGCCCAGATTAAGCTATTAGCCTCTCCCCAAGAGCTACTCAACCTCCGGCGCTGA
- a CDS encoding AAA family ATPase, whose translation MRIQQISVSGLFGIFDHVIPLNMDERITIIHGPNGFGKTAMLRMLNAVFNSRYSVFRAIPFSSFSVEFDNGNSVEVVKTSNTSEKTNKRNPISFYFYKPNSERIPFFLTRSKQPPELDFPIDILEDIIPEIRRVGSKFWRYLPTGETLSLNEVIDRFEDLLPSKVKSREEPEWLENLKNNINVRLIESQRLLNVVPSRSSRLYSGAPSMLPTVSAYSDELAQLIQSKLAEYGTTSQSLDRTFPARVVQQQPSPDITDEQLRHQLNELEETRSRLIEVGLLDKDENSDFQIQPQAIDESTKNILSVYVEDVEKKLSVFNEIASKIDLLRRIINNKFAYSYKEMNFNKEKGFIFKTLYHPSSSDLKTLFPTDLSSGEQHELVLLYELLFKVRPDSLVLIDEPELSLHVGWQAQFLKDLKEITGLADLDVLMATHSPDIIQDRWDLTVELKGPAK comes from the coding sequence ATGCGAATTCAGCAAATTTCCGTCAGTGGCTTATTTGGAATTTTTGACCATGTGATTCCGTTGAACATGGATGAGCGAATTACAATTATTCATGGTCCGAATGGCTTTGGAAAAACAGCCATGCTGAGGATGCTGAATGCCGTCTTTAATTCCCGATATTCAGTGTTTCGGGCTATCCCGTTTAGCAGTTTCAGCGTTGAGTTTGATAATGGTAATAGTGTTGAGGTAGTAAAAACTTCTAACACTTCGGAAAAGACAAATAAAAGAAATCCTATAAGTTTTTACTTTTACAAGCCTAACTCAGAAAGAATCCCTTTTTTCCTAACTCGAAGTAAGCAACCTCCTGAGCTAGACTTTCCAATTGACATTTTAGAAGACATAATACCTGAAATTCGTCGAGTAGGCTCTAAATTTTGGCGGTATCTACCAACTGGTGAAACTCTTTCTTTAAACGAAGTTATAGATCGTTTTGAAGACCTTCTACCCTCAAAAGTAAAGTCCCGAGAAGAACCTGAGTGGCTAGAGAACTTGAAGAATAATATTAATGTTCGTCTCATAGAATCACAACGTTTACTAAACGTTGTCCCTAGTCGTTCTTCCAGATTGTATTCTGGGGCACCTTCAATGTTGCCAACTGTTTCTGCCTATTCTGATGAGCTTGCACAGCTTATTCAGTCTAAGCTTGCTGAATACGGTACAACATCTCAATCCCTGGATAGAACATTTCCTGCGAGGGTGGTACAACAACAACCATCTCCCGATATAACAGATGAACAACTTCGTCATCAGCTAAACGAACTTGAGGAGACTCGCTCTCGTCTTATAGAAGTGGGTCTATTAGATAAGGATGAAAACTCAGACTTTCAAATCCAGCCTCAAGCCATAGATGAAAGTACAAAAAATATCTTATCAGTGTATGTTGAGGATGTAGAAAAGAAGCTGAGTGTTTTTAATGAAATTGCCAGCAAAATTGATCTATTGAGGAGAATTATTAATAATAAGTTTGCTTATTCCTATAAAGAGATGAACTTCAATAAAGAGAAAGGGTTTATTTTTAAGACACTTTATCATCCCTCGTCCTCTGATTTAAAAACTCTTTTCCCAACCGATTTGTCATCGGGTGAGCAACATGAATTGGTTCTTCTGTACGAACTACTATTTAAAGTCCGACCTGATTCTCTAGTCTTGATTGATGAGCCTGAACTATCTCTCCATGTGGGATGGCAGGCTCAGTTTTTAAAGGACTTGAAAGAAATCACAGGACTTGCAGATTTAGATGTTTTAATGGCTACTCACTCACCAGATATCATTCAAGATCGCTGGGATTTGACAGTTGAACTGAAAGGACCAGCCAAGTGA
- the pyrH gene encoding UMP kinase: MGIKYRRVLLKLSGEALMGELGYGIDPSVVQEIATEVAEVVGEGVQMAIVVGGGNIFRGIKASAAGMDRATADYIGMIATVMNAMTLQDALERMGIPTRVQTAIAMQEVAEPYIRRRAIRHLEKGRVVIFGAGSGNPFFTTDTTAALRAAEIDAEVIFKATKVDGIYDSDPHQNPTARRFQSLTYSHVLTHDLRVMDSTAIALCKENNIPIMVFDLTVRGNIHRAVKGEPVGTIVGGFCEVI, translated from the coding sequence ATGGGGATAAAATACCGACGGGTTTTACTAAAGTTGAGCGGTGAAGCCTTGATGGGCGAACTGGGCTACGGTATTGATCCGAGTGTCGTTCAAGAAATTGCGACTGAAGTCGCCGAGGTGGTGGGTGAAGGCGTCCAAATGGCCATCGTGGTTGGCGGCGGTAACATCTTTCGTGGAATCAAAGCCTCAGCGGCAGGAATGGATCGGGCAACGGCTGACTACATCGGGATGATTGCCACAGTAATGAACGCTATGACTTTGCAAGATGCCTTGGAGCGCATGGGAATACCCACACGAGTCCAAACGGCGATCGCAATGCAAGAAGTGGCAGAACCCTATATCCGCCGTCGAGCCATTCGCCATCTGGAAAAAGGGCGTGTTGTAATTTTTGGCGCAGGTAGTGGTAATCCTTTCTTTACAACTGACACAACGGCTGCCCTACGCGCCGCAGAAATCGATGCTGAAGTGATCTTTAAGGCGACGAAAGTCGATGGAATTTATGATTCCGACCCTCATCAAAATCCAACAGCCCGCCGCTTTCAGAGCCTTACCTACAGTCATGTCCTGACTCATGACTTACGGGTGATGGACAGTACAGCGATCGCATTATGTAAAGAGAATAATATCCCGATTATGGTATTTGATCTTACGGTGCGGGGTAATATCCACCGCGCTGTTAAGGGAGAACCTGTCGGAACCATTGTGGGAGGTTTTTGTGAAGTTATCTGA
- the speB gene encoding agmatinase encodes MLLQTSTTVQPFLGPEFQASYEASQVVILPIPFEATTSYRKGCQNGPEALLEASVQLDYYDDELDRETWKDALVHTHSYIADTRSLPPISSEKMLEVTRDTVSQLIQDGKFVIALGGEHSITTGIVDAYRLALNEPFTVIQIDAHGDMRYEYEGSIHSHACVMRRVLDMGLPTLPVGIRSLCKEEADLIKAQSIPVIWAREIAKNPNWIEQAIAKISTQRVFITIDVDGIDPSMMPGVGTPEPGGLSWYGLTDFLRRVFETHQVIGCDVMELAPIVDSVVSQFTAAKLVYKLIGYQANVKG; translated from the coding sequence ATGCTCCTGCAAACATCTACTACCGTTCAGCCATTTCTAGGGCCTGAATTTCAGGCATCTTACGAAGCGTCACAAGTGGTCATTTTACCCATACCCTTTGAGGCGACAACAAGCTACCGCAAAGGCTGCCAAAATGGGCCAGAAGCGCTCCTAGAAGCCTCTGTGCAGCTAGATTACTACGATGATGAACTCGATCGCGAAACGTGGAAGGATGCTCTAGTCCACACACACTCCTATATTGCCGATACGCGCTCTTTGCCACCGATTTCCTCCGAAAAGATGCTGGAAGTCACTCGCGACACCGTGTCTCAACTGATTCAAGATGGCAAATTTGTCATTGCCTTAGGCGGCGAACACAGCATTACAACAGGTATTGTTGATGCCTACCGCCTTGCCTTAAACGAACCCTTCACGGTGATTCAAATCGATGCCCATGGCGACATGCGCTATGAGTACGAAGGTTCGATTCACAGCCATGCCTGCGTGATGCGCCGAGTTTTAGATATGGGGTTACCCACTCTCCCGGTTGGCATCCGCAGTCTGTGTAAAGAAGAGGCTGACTTGATTAAAGCTCAATCAATTCCAGTAATCTGGGCACGGGAGATTGCCAAAAATCCGAATTGGATAGAACAAGCGATCGCCAAAATTTCTACACAACGGGTTTTTATCACGATTGATGTAGATGGCATCGATCCCTCTATGATGCCGGGAGTGGGTACACCCGAACCCGGTGGATTGAGCTGGTATGGGCTGACTGACTTCCTCCGGCGAGTGTTTGAAACCCATCAAGTTATTGGCTGCGATGTGATGGAATTAGCACCTATTGTTGATTCAGTTGTGTCTCAATTTACAGCCGCCAAACTAGTCTATAAGTTAATTGGCTATCAAGCTAACGTAAAAGGTTAG
- the frr gene encoding ribosome recycling factor → MKLSDAESHMQKAVEATQRAFNTIRTGRANATLLDRVMVEYYGSPTPLKSLANINTPDASTITIQPYDKTSLNVIEKAIQLSDIGLTPNNDGQVIRLNVPPLTSERRKEFVKMASKFAEEGKVAIRNIRRDAVDSVRKQEKGSEISEDESKDLQDKIQKLTDKYITKIDESLAEKEKDITTL, encoded by the coding sequence GTGAAGTTATCTGATGCTGAAAGTCATATGCAGAAAGCCGTAGAGGCAACTCAACGCGCTTTCAATACCATTCGTACAGGTCGCGCCAATGCGACCCTACTCGACCGGGTGATGGTGGAATATTATGGTTCCCCTACGCCCCTGAAGTCTCTGGCTAATATCAATACGCCGGATGCGAGTACCATTACCATCCAACCCTATGACAAGACCAGTCTGAACGTAATCGAGAAAGCCATTCAGCTCTCAGACATTGGCTTGACTCCCAATAACGACGGTCAGGTCATTCGGTTGAATGTTCCGCCATTAACAAGCGAACGCCGCAAGGAGTTTGTGAAAATGGCTAGCAAGTTTGCGGAAGAAGGGAAAGTGGCGATTCGCAATATTCGCCGCGACGCTGTTGACTCTGTCCGCAAACAGGAAAAAGGTAGTGAAATCTCTGAGGATGAGTCGAAAGATCTTCAAGATAAGATTCAAAAATTGACGGATAAATACATCACAAAGATTGATGAATCGCTAGCTGAGAAGGAAAAAGATATCACAACGCTTTAA
- a CDS encoding thioredoxin family protein, whose translation MEKTGTPVGSYAPDFELPGIDDKVHHLSYYLQNWQVIGVIFLSNHCPVVLSYLDRLKQIQAQFQNQGFTLVGINANDVQQDSEESFKTMKQFAIERQLNFPYLWDSTQDVAHSFGAERTPEAFVIDREGILRYNGRIDDNPQEASAVTVPYLQNAIAALLSGQEVHPDATKAIGCTIKWRNELKMGNG comes from the coding sequence ATGGAAAAGACTGGAACTCCTGTTGGCAGTTATGCTCCGGATTTTGAACTGCCAGGAATTGATGATAAGGTTCACCACCTCTCCTATTACCTACAAAATTGGCAAGTTATAGGAGTCATCTTCTTAAGCAACCACTGTCCTGTTGTCTTGTCTTATTTAGACAGACTCAAGCAAATTCAAGCTCAGTTTCAAAACCAAGGCTTTACTTTGGTGGGCATTAACGCGAATGATGTTCAGCAAGACTCCGAAGAAAGCTTCAAAACGATGAAGCAATTTGCCATAGAAAGGCAACTTAATTTTCCTTACCTTTGGGATTCCACTCAGGATGTGGCGCATAGCTTTGGTGCGGAAAGAACGCCAGAGGCGTTTGTGATCGACCGGGAGGGAATTCTCCGCTATAACGGTCGAATTGATGATAATCCGCAGGAGGCAAGCGCCGTTACAGTGCCTTATTTGCAAAATGCGATCGCGGCTTTACTCTCAGGGCAAGAGGTTCATCCCGACGCAACAAAGGCAATTGGCTGCACGATTAAGTGGCGAAACGAGTTAAAAATGGGTAATGGGTAA
- a CDS encoding HAD-IA family hydrolase has translation MSKKVIVFDFDGTLADTFDALVMISNRLALEFGYPPTTPEEIPKIKNLSSREIIRQSGVSLLRLPFFLKKIREYLHQEILNLQTIPGIQDSLVQLKHEGYCLGILTSNSEENVKLFLKKHGMQDLFSFIYSETSLFSKDKSIRKLMKQNNLNLDEILYVGDETRDIEASKKIHIKVIAVTWGFNSGEVLAKHNPDFLIQQPSELIEILGSLQNISQKAHVL, from the coding sequence ATGAGTAAAAAAGTAATTGTTTTTGATTTTGATGGCACATTGGCTGATACCTTCGACGCCCTTGTCATGATTAGCAATCGCTTAGCTTTAGAGTTTGGCTATCCACCAACGACTCCCGAAGAAATTCCTAAAATTAAGAATTTAAGTTCTAGGGAAATCATTAGGCAGTCAGGAGTTTCTCTCTTAAGACTTCCTTTTTTTCTCAAAAAAATTAGAGAATATTTACATCAGGAAATTCTCAATCTTCAAACGATTCCTGGAATTCAAGACTCGCTTGTTCAGTTAAAGCATGAAGGCTACTGTTTGGGAATATTAACTTCTAACTCTGAAGAGAATGTTAAGCTGTTCTTGAAAAAACATGGAATGCAAGATTTATTTAGTTTTATCTATTCAGAAACGTCTCTATTTAGTAAAGATAAGTCAATTCGGAAATTAATGAAACAAAATAATCTCAATTTAGACGAAATTCTTTACGTAGGAGATGAAACACGGGATATTGAGGCGTCAAAAAAAATTCATATTAAAGTCATTGCTGTGACTTGGGGGTTTAATTCAGGAGAAGTATTAGCTAAACACAATCCCGATTTTTTAATTCAGCAACCTAGTGAATTAATTGAGATCTTAGGAAGCTTACAGAACATCAGCCAGAAAGCTCACGTCCTTTAG